The genomic DNA TAAAAGAAATGGCATTACGCGTATTTATCATCATATCAGTACTTCTAAAACCGATTTACAACAAACCATTACTCCTTATCTACTCAACGAAAGCAGCATTGCTACCTACACCCCTTATATTCCAACCATATTACAATACAAAAACCAAAATATTTTGATGATAGATAGATTAGGTATTTACCCATTAAAAAAGTTACACAAGCCTATTGTTGTTTTACAGTACTCTCCTAAAATCAATTTAAACAGACTTATTGAGCAATTACAACCTATAAAAATAATTGCAGATGGAACAAACTATAAAAACGACATTAAGCTATGGGAATCTAGCTGTAAAAAAAAGAAAACACCATTTCACTACACAGGAGAAAATGGTGCTTTTATATTGAACTAGGAAAGAATTTCTACTTAAATTTCACTTTTAAAATTTTTATCGAAATCCTTCCATTTTACAGTTTTGTAAGTTTTATTATTAAAAAAAGCTAATATTTTTTCTAAACGTTTCTCTGTCAAATAACCTGATACATTTTGAAGTAATTGCAATTCTTCATTTAAAAAAGCAGTGGAAGGATAACTTAATTTCCCGTTCATAATAGCAGCGGCTAATTCATGATATCCTCTTCTTCCTTGCCCTTTATATTTAAACACCTTCCCTTTAAATTCAATCTCTCTCTTTTCCTCTCCATTGAGTTTTACTGGATAATAATTTTCATTTATATAATTAATAACTACCTCATTTTGATAAGTGGTATTATCCATTTTTTTGCACCATCCACACCAATTTGTATAAATATCTATTAGCACGGGTTTAGGATCTTTCTTACTTAGGGCTATTGCTTCTTCAAATGACATCCATTTTACTCCCTGAGCTTGAATTACAGTAGTGCTTACCATTAAGAGTAGTGCTATTATTATATTTTTCATATGTGTAAAATTACCTCGTTTATTTCTTCGTCTCAATAAATGTACCAAAATTACAAAAAATAAAAGCATCGGAATTGATGCTTTTATTTTTTTAATTTTATTTAATATTATTAAATTTTATTTCACTCCGTGCATTAACTTTTTAATTACAGGATTTAATAAAAACACTAAAACTCCTGCTACTAATGGAACAATGGTAAATATTAAAAAGAAGGTAGATAGATCATATTGTTTCGTAATATTTTCAATTTGCCCTCCTAAAACGGCTGCTAACTTATTTCCTATAGCAATTGCTAGATACCACATACCAAACATAAAGGCAATCATACGTGCTGGCACTAATTTAGAAACATAAGACAATCCTACTGGCGACAAGCACAATTCTCCTAAAGTATGAAATAAATATGCCAACACTAACCAAATCATACTTACCTTCACCCCTTCTTTCATTCCATAGGAACCATACGCTAATAAACCAAAACCAATAGCCATTATGATCAATCCTAAAGCGTACTTCATTGCTGCCGATGGATTGTATTTAGAATCCCACCATCTTGAAAACATAGAAGCAAATGCAATGATAAAGAATGAATTCAAGATTGAAAACCAAGACACTGTTATTTCCACCTCATTCTCTTTTATTTCTGATACTGTTGCGTTTACAATACCATTATCCCTACTTAATTTTTTAGCATTGTCTTTTGCATATTGCAAACGCTCTGCATCTAAGTATCCAAATTCTGTTCCTTCATTGTTTTTGGTAATAATATGTACCTTATCTCCTACTTTCAAAGCAATAGGTTCCGCTATAGAAGTAGTTCTTTCTACAACCTTATCTGTGTTATTTAACTGTGTTTGTGTTGTTATCGCTGTATAACTATATTGTAAAACTCCATCTTCATTTTTCTTATGCATCCCTTGCTCATCCAAAACAGGAGTTTCTATTGCTTGAAATATTACATCATAAGCCGTTGTATTAAAATCTCTATTCAACATCCAACCAACTACTGTCCACATTCCCAAAAAGCAAATGACTAAAACAACATTAGAACCTGGTATTTTACTGTATGTCTTTTTCCATAAAACATATAAAACATAAGTAATAATAACTAAAGGAACTACCGTAAGTAATGTATTCACTATATTGAATATTGTTGCTTCTGTTCCACTCAATAATCTATCTACATTATCACGAGCAAAAATTACTAAAGAAGAGGCCCCTTGTTCAAAAGATAACCAAAAGAATACTGTAAAAAAAGCAAAAATTATAAAAGCAACCATACGATCTCTAACAACCTTTGTATAACGGCTAATTCTACTAATAACTAAGAAAAGGAACAATGCTAAGGCAAATAAAACAGCAATATACTGCCCTTCTAATTTCACCCCTTTTATAGTAGTTTCCAAAGCAGAAAACATATCTATTCCTCCAATTTTCGATAAAGGATCATTAAATGCATATCCTAAACCAATAACAGATGAGATAATAATTAAAATTTTATCTAATGTTGTAAATGGATTTAGCGGCTCTTCAGCTCCACCATCTGTTCTTTTCTCAGGATATTCTTCATTTATATTCTGAGGCACCTCCACTACATGCTCTTTTGACGGTTTTGCACCAATACTCCCAAATAAGCTTCCTGCTAGCCAAAATTGTAAAGTTCCTAGCAACATAAAAACCCCTGCTAAACCAAATCCATATGCCCATCCTACTTTTTCTGCCAAATAACCACACAGCATCATTCCGAAAAAGGCACCTGCATTCACTCCCATATAATAAATGGTGTATGCTCCATCTTTCTTCTCTGGATTCTCTTTATACATTTCTGAGATAATAGAAGTCATAGTCGGCTTAAAAAAACCCGTACCAATTACCAACAATGCCAATCCTAGATACAAAGAAAATTCTGTTTCAAATGCCATAGAAACGTGCCCTAACGTCATTATCGCCGCTCCAATAATTACCGCCCAACGATATCCTGTAATTTTATCAGCAATAATTCCTCCTATAATAGGCGTAATGTATAATAGCATTGCATAAGTACCAAACAAAGCACCTGCATTTTCTACGGTCCATTCCCAGCCTGGATTATACCCTACCAAGGCCATTGTTAAAAAATTAATTAACAAAACACGCATTCCATAAAATGAAAAACGCTCCCACATTTCTGTAAAAAACAGTACAAACAACCCCGCTGGGTGTCCTAAAACTTTGTCTTTAAATAAATTTTCTATATCTGTACTCATAAGTTATATAATTAATTTAGTGTTTTTCTTCTAATAATATTTCGTCCTCACCACTATCATCTATATCTACGCCGTGCATCATTTTCTTTACAAAAGGAGATAATATTAATAATGCGACTCCAAAACTGATTCCTGTATAAAATAAATACTCAAATAATTGCAAATAACTTTCTTTTGCCACATTCAAGTCTAATGCTGTTCCATTAGAAGTATCTATAGATGCTATATTTGCCAATACAGATGCTATAAACTCTGAACTTGCTGTGGCTAAAAACCAAACTCCCATCATAAACCCTACAATTTTAGGTGGAGAAAGTTTCGTTACCGCAGAAAGCCCTACAGGGGACAAACATAACTCTCCACAAGTATGTAAAAAATAGGTTAATACTAACCAATACATAGCTACTTTTGCTGATCCAGAGCCATTAATTCCTAAAACTAAAGAACCAAAGCCTAACCCTACAAATATCAATGCTAGTGAAAACTTTACAGCTGTATTAGGGTTATTTTTTCCTAGTTTTACCCATAACCATGCAAATACAGGAGCTAATACAATAATAAAAAATGCATTTAGACTCAAGAAAGTACCTGCGGCTATTTGTCCTCTATCTAAAACTCTATCAGCAAATAAATTTAATGAAGTATATGCTTGTTCAAATAATGCCCAAAAAATAATTGTAAAAACAATTAAAATTGTTAAAGCAAACAATTGCTGCCTTGCTTTACTATTCAACTGCGTTATTGCATAGTACACTATATAAATAAAAGACACTGCTCCTGCTATCATGAGAGATACTGATACTGCCTCATGTTTTTGAACCATTTGCCAAAAAACAACAGTTGATAAAACGCTCCCCATATAAATTAACCATTCATTTTTAACTCCAAAAGTTAATTTATTCAGGAACTCTGGATTATTAGATTCTCCTTTACCCATCAAACTTCTTTTACCTACAATAAAAGTTATTAGCCCTAAAGTCATACCAATTCCCGCCGCGCCAAAACCATAACTCCAACCATATCTTTCTCCCAACCACACACAAACAATGGTTGCTAAAAATGATCCCAGATTAATACCCATATAAAAAATGGTAAACCCTGAATCTCTCCTCTTATCTCCTATTTCATAAAGTTCTCCTACCAAAGAAGATATATTCGCCTTCAAAAAACCAACCCCTAAGATGATGAGCGCCAATGAAAAATAAAACACCTGTAATGCAACATCATCCCTTGTGATTTCACCTGTTATTGATCGAGTAGCAGCATTCCCTTCGTAAGCCATTCCTAAATGACCTAAGACCAATAAAACTCCTCCAAAAACTATCGCTTTTCTAAATCCCAAATATTTATCCGCTATAAAACCTCCTATTACAGGTACAGCATAAACCAAGGCTGCATAACTTCCTATTAATAAGTTTCCTGTACTATCAGAAAACAGATGATATTTAGTTAGGTAAAATATCAAGAGAGCCTTCATTCCATAAAAAGAAAAACGTTCCCACATTTCTGTAAAAAAAAGGATAAAGAGCCCTACCGGATGCCCTAAAAACCTTCTTTTTCCAACACCTTTTAAATTGTTCATATACTTAGTTTTAGTAGTTAGTCGTTGTTCGTTTATTTTTTTGTTAAATGATTTTCAATAAACTTTGTCATTTTAGTATATAAATGTAAACGTGTATGCTCTCCCTTATAAATACCATGTGCTTTGTCTGGGTACACAAAAAAATCAAATGGCTTATTTGCAACTATTAAAGCATTGGCCATTTGCATAGCGTTCTGTACATGTACATTATCATCTCCTGTGCCATGTATCAATAAGTAATCTCCTTTTAGCTTTTCTACATGATTGATAGGAGAATTATCATCATAACCACTTGCGTTTTCTTGTGGTGTTTGCATGTAACGCTCTGTATATACAGAATCATAAAAACGCCATGAAGTAACTGGAGCAACAGCTATTGCCATTGTAAAAGTATCATTTCCTTTTAGCAAACAATTACTACTCATAAAACCTCCATAAGACCACCCCCAGATACCAATATTTTCAGGATCTATATAACTGCGTTCTGCCATTTTTTTGGCTACTGCTATTTGATCTTCTACTTCATATTTACCAAGCTCTTTTTGAGTAACTTTCTTAAAATCTCTTCCCTTTAAACCTGTTCCTCTTCCATCTACACAAATTACTATATACCCTCTTTGAGCTAGCATGTTATGCCAATAATCATTTGAGTTATTCCAAACATTTCGCACTTGCTGAGATCCTGGTCCTGAATATTG from Tenacibaculum maritimum NCIMB 2154 includes the following:
- a CDS encoding thioredoxin family protein encodes the protein MKNIIIALLLMVSTTVIQAQGVKWMSFEEAIALSKKDPKPVLIDIYTNWCGWCKKMDNTTYQNEVVINYINENYYPVKLNGEEKREIEFKGKVFKYKGQGRRGYHELAAAIMNGKLSYPSTAFLNEELQLLQNVSGYLTEKRLEKILAFFNNKTYKTVKWKDFDKNFKSEI
- a CDS encoding peptide MFS transporter, with translation MSTDIENLFKDKVLGHPAGLFVLFFTEMWERFSFYGMRVLLINFLTMALVGYNPGWEWTVENAGALFGTYAMLLYITPIIGGIIADKITGYRWAVIIGAAIMTLGHVSMAFETEFSLYLGLALLVIGTGFFKPTMTSIISEMYKENPEKKDGAYTIYYMGVNAGAFFGMMLCGYLAEKVGWAYGFGLAGVFMLLGTLQFWLAGSLFGSIGAKPSKEHVVEVPQNINEEYPEKRTDGGAEEPLNPFTTLDKILIIISSVIGLGYAFNDPLSKIGGIDMFSALETTIKGVKLEGQYIAVLFALALFLFLVISRISRYTKVVRDRMVAFIIFAFFTVFFWLSFEQGASSLVIFARDNVDRLLSGTEATIFNIVNTLLTVVPLVIITYVLYVLWKKTYSKIPGSNVVLVICFLGMWTVVGWMLNRDFNTTAYDVIFQAIETPVLDEQGMHKKNEDGVLQYSYTAITTQTQLNNTDKVVERTTSIAEPIALKVGDKVHIITKNNEGTEFGYLDAERLQYAKDNAKKLSRDNGIVNATVSEIKENEVEITVSWFSILNSFFIIAFASMFSRWWDSKYNPSAAMKYALGLIIMAIGFGLLAYGSYGMKEGVKVSMIWLVLAYLFHTLGELCLSPVGLSYVSKLVPARMIAFMFGMWYLAIAIGNKLAAVLGGQIENITKQYDLSTFFLIFTIVPLVAGVLVFLLNPVIKKLMHGVK
- a CDS encoding peptide MFS transporter — protein: MNNLKGVGKRRFLGHPVGLFILFFTEMWERFSFYGMKALLIFYLTKYHLFSDSTGNLLIGSYAALVYAVPVIGGFIADKYLGFRKAIVFGGVLLVLGHLGMAYEGNAATRSITGEITRDDVALQVFYFSLALIILGVGFLKANISSLVGELYEIGDKRRDSGFTIFYMGINLGSFLATIVCVWLGERYGWSYGFGAAGIGMTLGLITFIVGKRSLMGKGESNNPEFLNKLTFGVKNEWLIYMGSVLSTVVFWQMVQKHEAVSVSLMIAGAVSFIYIVYYAITQLNSKARQQLFALTILIVFTIIFWALFEQAYTSLNLFADRVLDRGQIAAGTFLSLNAFFIIVLAPVFAWLWVKLGKNNPNTAVKFSLALIFVGLGFGSLVLGINGSGSAKVAMYWLVLTYFLHTCGELCLSPVGLSAVTKLSPPKIVGFMMGVWFLATASSEFIASVLANIASIDTSNGTALDLNVAKESYLQLFEYLFYTGISFGVALLILSPFVKKMMHGVDIDDSGEDEILLEEKH